In Synechocystis sp. PCC 6714, the following are encoded in one genomic region:
- a CDS encoding ATP-binding protein, whose translation MSAISRCLRILLIEDNLGEARLLQEILKGAPKENFAFQHVQRLEDALTVLDQGEKFDIILLDLTLPDSQGLSSLPKLQKHHHELPIIVLTHYQDEELALEAVRQGAQDYLVKRDVSLDILLRSLHYAIQRHCLARELAVENQTLNANIKRQERELSEAKAANKLKSEFVSMLSHDFRNPLNTILLSAGLLEESGDRLSKGQQHNYFNMIRTAIKDLDELLSEVLLLGKTENGQLNCQFEPLDLLYFCQDLMRLVNNAQRHPRPIHFHSQGNLQQGMWDAHLLRHIICNLLSNAIKYSPDATPIIFEVIAKDKTMVFRVTDQGIGIPPGAMAELFNPFFRADNVEGVTGTGLGLAIVQRCTHIHGGEVTVESTEGQGSCFTVRLPILEPPDNGDRFGS comes from the coding sequence ATGTCTGCCATTAGCCGCTGTCTACGCATTCTCCTCATTGAAGACAACCTAGGGGAAGCCCGCCTGTTGCAGGAAATACTCAAGGGGGCCCCGAAGGAAAACTTTGCATTTCAACACGTACAACGGTTGGAGGATGCTCTGACGGTTTTGGATCAAGGGGAAAAGTTTGACATCATCCTGTTGGATTTAACCCTACCGGACAGCCAGGGTTTAAGCTCCCTGCCCAAACTGCAAAAGCACCACCATGAACTGCCTATCATTGTACTTACCCACTACCAGGACGAAGAATTAGCCCTAGAAGCGGTGCGTCAAGGAGCCCAGGATTATTTAGTCAAACGGGACGTTAGCTTGGATATTCTCCTGCGTTCGCTCCATTATGCCATTCAACGCCATTGCCTTGCCCGGGAACTGGCGGTGGAAAATCAGACTCTCAATGCCAACATCAAACGTCAGGAACGGGAATTATCCGAAGCCAAAGCGGCCAATAAACTCAAATCGGAGTTTGTTTCCATGCTTTCCCATGATTTTCGCAATCCCCTCAATACCATTCTTTTATCGGCGGGCTTATTGGAAGAAAGTGGCGATCGCCTGAGTAAGGGGCAACAACATAATTATTTCAATATGATCCGCACCGCCATCAAAGATTTAGATGAGTTGTTGTCGGAGGTTTTACTGCTGGGAAAAACGGAAAATGGGCAACTAAATTGCCAATTTGAGCCGTTGGATTTGCTCTACTTCTGTCAGGATTTAATGCGTTTGGTCAATAACGCTCAGCGCCATCCCCGACCCATTCATTTCCACTCCCAGGGCAACCTCCAGCAGGGGATGTGGGATGCCCACTTACTGCGCCATATTATTTGCAATTTACTCAGTAATGCCATTAAATATTCCCCCGATGCTACCCCGATTATTTTTGAGGTGATTGCAAAAGATAAAACCATGGTTTTTCGGGTCACCGACCAGGGCATTGGTATTCCCCCAGGGGCGATGGCGGAATTATTTAATCCCTTTTTTCGGGCTGATAACGTGGAAGGGGTGACGGGCACTGGTTTAGGTCTGGCGATCGTGCAACGCTGTACCCATATCCATGGCGGCGAAGTGACGGTGGAAAGCACAGAAGGCCAAGGCTCCTGTTTTACGGTGCGTTTACCGATTTTGGAGCCCCCCGATAACGGCGATCGTTTTGGTTCCTAA
- a CDS encoding TspO/MBR family protein — MLMVPAWLWIGLITFALAFVCNRLSPRDLRWFNRLRRPPWLTFEWAIPFIWIGIFIAGAVSATVTWQATENPGHRWGLMAGYLLLELTVMAYTPVMCKLRSLRVGTIIGATGFFVGLALAIAVAQVSPTAFALLVPFLLWSPIGTYVTWAMIALNPGEI; from the coding sequence CTGCTTATGGTTCCAGCTTGGCTCTGGATTGGACTGATCACTTTCGCCCTGGCCTTTGTTTGCAATCGCCTTTCCCCCAGGGATTTGCGCTGGTTTAATCGTCTGCGTCGTCCCCCCTGGCTGACCTTTGAGTGGGCCATCCCCTTCATCTGGATCGGGATTTTCATTGCCGGAGCAGTTTCCGCCACCGTAACTTGGCAGGCCACGGAAAATCCTGGCCACCGCTGGGGACTGATGGCTGGCTATCTTTTGCTGGAACTAACTGTCATGGCCTATACCCCTGTAATGTGCAAACTCCGTAGTCTAAGGGTGGGCACCATCATCGGTGCCACGGGCTTTTTTGTCGGCCTGGCCCTGGCGATCGCCGTCGCCCAAGTTTCCCCCACGGCCTTTGCCCTTTTAGTACCCTTTTTACTCTGGAGCCCCATTGGTACATATGTTACCTGGGCGATGATTGCCCTCAACCCAGGGGAAATTTAG
- a CDS encoding carbohydrate ABC transporter permease, which yields MQRWKTYLVLALLAIAMLFPLLWLVATALKAPTEDVFGGLGQLLPRQPNLGNFIKVWQDYPFARYLFNSVVVSSITVILNLFFCALAAYPLARLNFIGRDVTLAAIVATLMIPFQLIMIPLYILAVNFGLRNSYLGIIFPSLASAFGIFLLRQAFQGVPKELEEAARIDGCRELGIWWHIMIPAIRPALVTLAIFVFIGAWSDFLWPLIVLDQPEYYTLPLGVAQLSSALDFDWRLIAAASVIAIAPIIVLFLFVQRYIIPSEASSGVKG from the coding sequence GTGCAACGCTGGAAAACCTACCTAGTTTTGGCCCTATTGGCGATCGCCATGTTGTTTCCTCTGCTTTGGTTGGTGGCCACCGCCCTCAAAGCCCCCACGGAGGATGTATTTGGTGGTTTAGGTCAATTGTTGCCCCGGCAACCTAATTTAGGCAATTTTATTAAGGTTTGGCAAGACTATCCCTTTGCTCGCTACCTATTCAACAGTGTCGTAGTTTCCAGCATCACTGTAATCCTCAATCTGTTCTTTTGTGCCCTGGCGGCCTATCCCCTAGCCCGTTTGAATTTTATTGGTAGGGACGTGACCCTAGCGGCGATCGTGGCCACATTGATGATTCCGTTTCAGTTAATCATGATTCCCCTCTATATTTTGGCGGTGAATTTTGGGCTAAGGAATAGTTACCTGGGCATTATTTTCCCCAGCTTGGCCTCCGCCTTTGGTATTTTTTTGCTCCGCCAAGCGTTTCAAGGGGTACCCAAGGAGTTGGAAGAAGCGGCCCGCATAGACGGTTGTCGGGAACTGGGCATTTGGTGGCATATCATGATCCCTGCCATTCGCCCCGCCCTGGTCACCCTGGCCATTTTTGTTTTCATTGGTGCTTGGAGTGATTTTCTCTGGCCCCTAATTGTGCTGGACCAGCCAGAATATTACACATTGCCCCTAGGAGTTGCCCAACTATCTAGCGCCCTGGACTTTGACTGGCGCTTAATCGCGGCGGCATCGGTAATTGCCATTGCTCCGATCATTGTGCTGTTCCTGTTTGTGCAACGGTACATAATCCCCTCGGAAGCTAGTAGTGGCGTTAAAGGTTAG
- a CDS encoding GuaB3 family IMP dehydrogenase-related protein produces MNITIGRGKTARRAYGIDEIALVPGVRTLDPALADTRWKVGPIEREIPIIASAMDGVVDSRMAVLLSELGALGVVNLEGIQTRYEDPNPILDRIASVGKTEFVGLMQELYAEPIKPELITKRIREIQSAGGIAAVSLTPVGAAKYASTVAEAGADLLFIQATVVSTAHLSPESVESLDLVKLCREMPMPVVLGNCVTYEVSLELMRAGAAAVLVGIGPGAACTSRGVLGVGVPQPTAIADCAGARDDYFQETGRYVPVIADGGIITGGDICKCIACGADAVMIGSPIARAAEAPGRGFHWGMATPSPVLPRGTRINVGTTGTIREILVGPAKLDDGTHNLLGALKTSMGTLGAKDMKEMQQVDVVIAPSLLTEGKVYQKAQQLGMGK; encoded by the coding sequence GTGAACATTACGATTGGACGGGGAAAAACAGCCCGTCGAGCCTACGGTATCGACGAGATTGCACTGGTTCCCGGAGTGCGTACTTTAGATCCAGCTCTGGCGGACACCCGCTGGAAGGTGGGGCCCATTGAGCGGGAAATCCCCATTATTGCCAGCGCCATGGATGGGGTGGTGGATAGCCGCATGGCGGTATTGCTCTCCGAATTGGGTGCTTTGGGGGTAGTTAATTTGGAGGGGATCCAAACCCGCTACGAAGATCCCAATCCAATTTTGGACCGCATCGCCTCCGTAGGGAAAACAGAATTTGTTGGGTTGATGCAGGAGCTCTACGCAGAACCGATCAAGCCCGAGTTAATCACCAAACGTATTCGGGAAATTCAGTCCGCTGGGGGCATCGCCGCAGTAAGTTTAACTCCGGTGGGGGCGGCCAAATATGCTAGTACAGTGGCAGAAGCTGGGGCAGATTTATTGTTCATCCAAGCCACGGTGGTTTCCACGGCCCATTTATCCCCCGAGTCGGTGGAAAGTTTAGACCTGGTCAAACTTTGCCGGGAAATGCCCATGCCAGTGGTGTTGGGCAACTGTGTTACCTACGAAGTAAGTTTGGAATTGATGCGGGCTGGTGCAGCGGCGGTGCTGGTGGGCATTGGCCCTGGTGCGGCTTGTACTTCCCGGGGAGTACTGGGGGTTGGGGTACCTCAACCGACGGCGATCGCCGATTGTGCGGGGGCCAGGGATGACTATTTCCAGGAAACGGGTCGTTATGTGCCGGTCATTGCCGACGGAGGCATCATTACCGGTGGAGACATCTGTAAATGTATTGCCTGCGGTGCTGACGCAGTGATGATCGGTTCCCCCATTGCTAGGGCCGCTGAAGCCCCCGGCCGTGGTTTCCATTGGGGCATGGCTACCCCCAGTCCCGTGTTACCCCGAGGCACTCGCATTAATGTGGGCACCACCGGCACCATTCGGGAAATTTTAGTGGGGCCGGCTAAACTCGATGACGGCACCCATAACCTGCTGGGGGCATTGAAAACCAGCATGGGCACCCTGGGAGCTAAAGATATGAAGGAAATGCAACAGGTGGATGTGGTCATTGCCCCATCTCTGCTCACGGAGGGCAAGGTCTACCAAAAAGCCCAACAGTTGGGCATGGGTAAGTAG